Proteins from a single region of Aythya fuligula isolate bAytFul2 chromosome 3, bAytFul2.pri, whole genome shotgun sequence:
- the LOC116487513 gene encoding centromere protein Q-like gives MSCGMDYLFGQLESSVLAVSLPNLLRTPSLAGRAVSILPKQSGGKGDFQKYLNLLKERMLRLFKTLKVPPGKLGELKNVLSLQLAEKQMLETNEKTLIQLQEEITKAEQSAEHMAETIKRLQFKIQTLKKQLEEDEKRAQKVFQEGGTGALHLPELPKRSLQAPTLQVKILKIKSQKGLLKDMSAVQQSADMENMLTLIESHMRRWTSFERPKYMESHMKQNDACQCTHSMLM, from the exons ATGTCATGTGGTATGGATTACCTGTTTGGTCAGCTGGAGTcatctgtcctggctgtgtcccttccCAACCTCTTGCGTACCCCCagccttgctggcagggcagt ATCTATTTTGCCCAAACAAAGTGGGGGAAAaggagattttcagaaatacctgaACTTGTTGAAAGAGAG GATGCTGAGACTTTTCAAGACCTTAAAGGTGCCCCCAGGGAAGCTGGGCGAGCTGAAGAATGTCCTGAGCCTTCAGCTGGCAGAGAAACAAATGCTTGAGACAAATGAAAAGACTTTGATACAACTGC aagaagaaataactaAAGCTGAGCAATCAGCAGAACACATGGCAGAAACTATAAAGAGACTGCAATTCAAAATCCAGACGCTCAAGAAACAGTtagaggaagatgaaaaaaggGCTCAGAAA GTGTTCCAGGAAGGTGGCACTGGGGCACTCCACCTTCCAGAACTCCCCAAGCGCAGTTTACAGGCACCCACTTTGCAGGTGA aaattctGAAGATAAAAAGTCAGAAGGGTCTTTTAAAGGATATGAGTGCTGTTCAGCAGTCAGCTGATATGGAGAACATGTTAACCCTCATTGAAAGTCACATGAGAAGGTGGACTTCCTTTGAGAGACCAAAATATATGGAGTCTCATATGAAGCAAAACGATGCATGCCAGTGCACTCACTCTATGTTAATGTAG